In one Myxocyprinus asiaticus isolate MX2 ecotype Aquarium Trade chromosome 29, UBuf_Myxa_2, whole genome shotgun sequence genomic region, the following are encoded:
- the LOC127419753 gene encoding inactive serine protease 35-like isoform X2 gives MTSPLSLLFGLTTLAVVSSLVYSSASSTKNEEDCHLSQMAVPKILDQTTVRLQSPEFIADDVNEPRVTCGIECQKNLPELRPAELNRLLSYETIYENGTRTFTKIKLEGVIELRNVSSVFCNPGHLKRRKRQVYGMDGRFVITDKHFTTNYPFSASVKISTGCSGILVSPRHVLTAAHCVHDGQGYLKGTRKLRVGFLKLNSRRSGGRQRGGRRRGEKRKESEVGNEEDAATERGQVKREWEHKQKRKNHFRHSSDSYQSRLTGTDSRQPMFRWTRTKVIQVPTGWMRRVGNEVSIDFDYALLELKRPHKMKYMELGVVPVVRDIPGGRIHFSGFDNDQSGVVYRFCSVLEESNDLMYQYCDAQKGSSGAGVYVRLREEDRSIGGKEKWKRKVIGVFSGHQWVDVDGIQKDYNVAIRITPTKYAQICHWIHGNASQCRLA, from the coding sequence ATGACAAGTCCTCTGTCTCTCCTGTTCGGTCTGACAACATTGGCTGTGGTTTCATCTCTGGTCTACAGTAGTGCTTCTAGCACTAAGAATGAAGAAGACTGCCACTTGTCGCAGATGGCGGTCCCAAAGATTCTAGACCAAACCACTGTGAGGCTTCAAAGCCCAGAATTCATTGCTGATGATGTCAACGAGCCACGAGTAACATGTGGGATCGAGTGCCAAAAAAACCTGCCAGAACTGAGGCCTGCTGAGCTGAATCGACTACTGTCTTATGAAACAATCTACGAGAACGGAACGCGCACCTTCACCAAAATCAAACTGGAAGGGGTCATTGAATTAAGGAATGTATCTTCAGTTTTCTGCAATCCAGGACACCTCAAACGCAGAAAACGTCAGGTCTATGGCATGGACGGACGCTTTGTGATCACAGATAAACACTTCACAACCAACTACCCGTTTTCAGCCTCAGTGAAGATTTCTACTGGATGCTCAGGGATCCTGGTTTCTCCAAGACACGTACTGACTGCTGCACACTGTGTCCATGATGGCCAAGGCTACCTGAAAGGGACCAGGAAGCTCAGAGTTGGTTTCCTGAAACTTAATTCCAGGCGTAGTGGAGGGCGCCAACGAGGAGGCAGGAGGAGAGGAGAAAAGAGGAAAGAAAGTGAAGTGGGAAATGAAGAAGATGCAGCCACTGAAAGAGGGCAAGTTAAAAGAGAATGGGAACACAAGCAGAAAAGGAAGAACCATTTCAGGCATAGTTCTGATTCATATCAGTCCAGATTAACAGGTACAGATTCCAGACAGCCAATGTTCCGGTGGACACGCACCAAAGTAATACAAGTGCCTACTGGCTGGATGAGGAGAGTAGGCAATGAGGTCTCGATTGACTTTGATTACGCCCTACTGGAGCTCAAACGACCCCATAAGATGAAGTACATGGAATTAGGAGTTGTTCCTGTTGTCAGGGACATCCCTGGAGGTAGAATCCACTTCTCAGGTTTTGATAATGACCAGTCAGGGGTGGTCTACCGATTCTGTTCAGTTCTAGAAGAATCAAATGACCTCATGTACCAGTACTGTGATGCACAAAAGGGGTCCAGTGGAGCTGGTGTGTATGTAAGGCTAAGAGAGGAAGACAGGAGTATTGGAGGAAAAGAGAAATGGAAGAGGAAGGTAATTGGTGTGTTCTCTGGACACCAATGGGTGGATGTTGATGGAATACAGAAGGACTATAATGTGGCAATCAGAATAACACCCACAAAATATGCCCAGATATGCCACTGGATTCATGGAAATGCCAGCCAGTGTAGACTGGCCTGA
- the LOC127419753 gene encoding inactive serine protease 35-like isoform X1 codes for MPRRNMTSPLSLLFGLTTLAVVSSLVYSSASSTKNEEDCHLSQMAVPKILDQTTVRLQSPEFIADDVNEPRVTCGIECQKNLPELRPAELNRLLSYETIYENGTRTFTKIKLEGVIELRNVSSVFCNPGHLKRRKRQVYGMDGRFVITDKHFTTNYPFSASVKISTGCSGILVSPRHVLTAAHCVHDGQGYLKGTRKLRVGFLKLNSRRSGGRQRGGRRRGEKRKESEVGNEEDAATERGQVKREWEHKQKRKNHFRHSSDSYQSRLTGTDSRQPMFRWTRTKVIQVPTGWMRRVGNEVSIDFDYALLELKRPHKMKYMELGVVPVVRDIPGGRIHFSGFDNDQSGVVYRFCSVLEESNDLMYQYCDAQKGSSGAGVYVRLREEDRSIGGKEKWKRKVIGVFSGHQWVDVDGIQKDYNVAIRITPTKYAQICHWIHGNASQCRLA; via the exons AT GCCGAGAAGAAATATGACAAGTCCTCTGTCTCTCCTGTTCGGTCTGACAACATTGGCTGTGGTTTCATCTCTGGTCTACAGTAGTGCTTCTAGCACTAAGAATGAAGAAGACTGCCACTTGTCGCAGATGGCGGTCCCAAAGATTCTAGACCAAACCACTGTGAGGCTTCAAAGCCCAGAATTCATTGCTGATGATGTCAACGAGCCACGAGTAACATGTGGGATCGAGTGCCAAAAAAACCTGCCAGAACTGAGGCCTGCTGAGCTGAATCGACTACTGTCTTATGAAACAATCTACGAGAACGGAACGCGCACCTTCACCAAAATCAAACTGGAAGGGGTCATTGAATTAAGGAATGTATCTTCAGTTTTCTGCAATCCAGGACACCTCAAACGCAGAAAACGTCAGGTCTATGGCATGGACGGACGCTTTGTGATCACAGATAAACACTTCACAACCAACTACCCGTTTTCAGCCTCAGTGAAGATTTCTACTGGATGCTCAGGGATCCTGGTTTCTCCAAGACACGTACTGACTGCTGCACACTGTGTCCATGATGGCCAAGGCTACCTGAAAGGGACCAGGAAGCTCAGAGTTGGTTTCCTGAAACTTAATTCCAGGCGTAGTGGAGGGCGCCAACGAGGAGGCAGGAGGAGAGGAGAAAAGAGGAAAGAAAGTGAAGTGGGAAATGAAGAAGATGCAGCCACTGAAAGAGGGCAAGTTAAAAGAGAATGGGAACACAAGCAGAAAAGGAAGAACCATTTCAGGCATAGTTCTGATTCATATCAGTCCAGATTAACAGGTACAGATTCCAGACAGCCAATGTTCCGGTGGACACGCACCAAAGTAATACAAGTGCCTACTGGCTGGATGAGGAGAGTAGGCAATGAGGTCTCGATTGACTTTGATTACGCCCTACTGGAGCTCAAACGACCCCATAAGATGAAGTACATGGAATTAGGAGTTGTTCCTGTTGTCAGGGACATCCCTGGAGGTAGAATCCACTTCTCAGGTTTTGATAATGACCAGTCAGGGGTGGTCTACCGATTCTGTTCAGTTCTAGAAGAATCAAATGACCTCATGTACCAGTACTGTGATGCACAAAAGGGGTCCAGTGGAGCTGGTGTGTATGTAAGGCTAAGAGAGGAAGACAGGAGTATTGGAGGAAAAGAGAAATGGAAGAGGAAGGTAATTGGTGTGTTCTCTGGACACCAATGGGTGGATGTTGATGGAATACAGAAGGACTATAATGTGGCAATCAGAATAACACCCACAAAATATGCCCAGATATGCCACTGGATTCATGGAAATGCCAGCCAGTGTAGACTGGCCTGA